A window from Falco naumanni isolate bFalNau1 chromosome 3, bFalNau1.pat, whole genome shotgun sequence encodes these proteins:
- the PERM1 gene encoding PGC-1 and ERR-induced regulator in muscle protein 1: MDNFEYSIQLNDRDWAEFFLASEECNLAPAALATAEEQCLSDIEQGDGVPGRDCRASTNGQITVRVGSRPGPGTGSSVPRGVPGDASLRWPAGGHLSLPELLSGSEDEADLGSVGRFLCESDKPSCPLIAPMPSTQGRQPPCPPAATLAGPTDGTAESSSGQDAACEAAALQLASASEKGAASNSQAMEPPSHPAGTSGPEQGRDAGGQQPYGSPVVAQPGTPTQGRSLALAASPEGSARKSPSNTSRSESGLRGPLRDHPPSPALETAPRAPSCPAQEEASGERAAAEPSSPAGSPEVVRPKVPGQLRKSRKQRGASATEAAQRDRETAGTAAQGTVVPIKAPLSSPLSSRKSKGKEKAAKPAPVKLGSEEAGESKRPVPSPGVDEGDPAVGAPPKQKAKEPGAQPLGKAKATKHSKPGQAGALGVCDDVLAIPASEAMAPLGAACQEIPGKPLPPKSVAASGGDAAEGAHGEPAAEIPGQLPPPCFAAGASAGRDTLDVSWPEMYEYLFCDSQGEEEGVENSVEGEKAPLEREMSLPELYEYFFNEPEGNRKKVKSKDRRRKKFSSLDHAQLQKEDSNSAPVKDSLVISVPEVYEHFFPDRPGNRAGWRQIFSITPTSEVRKAVGAFKSFLQRPMHLVRGQAPAPQSFVQRGSGEKLPLVPLGRGQARPETLDMALALTGRPEAPLALTHKDMCLVFCAFASWAVKTSDLQSPDAWKTMFLASFGTLSAIRYFRRQVREGHLRT; encoded by the exons atGGACAACTTTGAGTACAGCATCCAGCTGAATGACAGGGACTGGGCTGAGTTCTTCTTGGCGTCGGAAGAATGCAACCTAGCACCAGCCGCCCTGGCCACGGCTGAGGAGCAGTGTCTCAGTGACATTGAACAAGGGGACGGCGTGCCGGGGAGGGACTGCCGTGCCAGCACAAATGGGCAGATCACAGTGAGGGTGGGCAGCAGGCCAGGGCCTGGCACGGGGAGCTCTGTCCCACGTGGGGTGCCTGGAGACGCCTCCCTGCGCTGGCCTGCTGGTGGGCATCTCTCCCTGCCGGAGCTTCTCTCGGGCAGCGAGGACGAAGCGGACCTGGGCTCGGTCGGCAGGTTTCTGTGTGAGAGCGACAAGCCCAGCTGCCCTTTGATTGCTCCAATGCCCAGCACGCAGGGGAGGCAgcccccctgtccccctgcagccacccttGCTGGCCCCACTGACGGCACAGCCGAGAGCAGCTCAGGACAGGACGCAGCAtgtgaagcagcagcactgcagttgGCATCAGCATCGGAGAAAGGAGCAGCCAGCAACAGTCAGGCCATGGAGCCTCCCAGCCACCCGGCTGGAACGAGCGGCCCTGAACAGGGAAGGGatgcaggagggcagcagccctATGGCAGCCCAGTGGTAGCACAACCGGGGACGCCAACGCAAGGCAGGTCGCTGGCACTGGCTGCCTCCCCAGAGGGTTCAGCGAGGAAAAGTCCTAGCAACACTTCCCGCTCGGAGTCTGGGCTACGGGGACCTCTGCGTGACCATCCCCCAAGCCCAGCCCTGGAGACTGCGCCCAGAGCGCCCAGCTGCCCAGCGCAGGAGGAGGCGAGCGGGGAGAGAGCGGCTGCCGAGCCGAGCTCCCCGGCTGGCTCCCCGGAGGTCGTGAGGCCCAAggtgccaggacagctgagaaAGAGCCGCAAGCAACGTGGAGCCAGTGCCACAGAGGCAgcccagagggacagggagacTGCAGGTACTGCAGCGCAGGGGACCGTGGTACCCATAAAGGCACCTTTAAGCTCGCCACTGTCCTCGCGAaagagcaaagggaaggagaaggcgGCCAAGCCAGCTCCTGTGAAGCTGGGGAGCgaggaggcaggggagagcAAACGGCCAGTGCCCAGCCCTGGTGTGGATGAGGGTGATCCAGCCGTGGGCGCTCCCCCgaagcagaaggcaaaggagCCAGGGGCACAGCCCCTGGGAAAGGCGAAGGCCACCAAGCACTCAAAGCCAGGGCAGGCTGGTGCCTTGGGTGTGTGTGACGATGTGCTGGCGATCCCTGCCAGTGAAGCCATGGCTCCTTTGGGAGCGGCATGCCAGGAGATACCAGGGAAGCCTCTCCCTCCCAAGAGTGTGGCAGCTTctggaggagatgctgctgagGGAGCTCATGGAGAGCCTGCAGCTGAGatccctgggcagctgccccCCCCGTGCTTTGCAGCCGGGGCCTCTGCAGGGAGAGACACCCTGGACGTGAGTTGGCCTGAGATGTATGAGTATTTGTTCTGTGACTCccaaggggaagaagaaggagtGGAGAACTCAGTGGAGGGGGAGAAAGCACCCTTGGAAAGGGAAATGTCCCTGCCTGAActgtatgaatattttttcaatgaaccagaaggaaacaggaaaaaagtcaagAGTAAAGACAGGAGGCGAAAGAAGTTCAGCAGCTTGGACCACGCTCAGCTGCAAAAGGAGGATTCCAACTCAGCTCCAGTCAAAGACTCCCTGGTTATCTCAGTCCCTGAGGTGTATGAACACTTCTTTCCAGACAGGCCTGGGAACAGGGCGGGCTGGAGGCAGATTTTCTCAATCACTCCAACCTCCGAGGTGAGGAAGGCCGTAGGGGCTTTTAAGTCCTTCCTGCAAAGGCCAATGCATCTCGTCAGAGGCCAGGCCCCTGCCCCCCAGTCTTTTGTGCAGAGAGGATCTGGAGAGAAGCTCCCCCTCGTCCCACTGGGAAGAGGCCAGGCACGGCCAGAAACGTTGGACATGGCCCTTGCACTGACAG GGAGGCCTGAGGCTCCGCTGGCGCTGACCCACAAAGACATGTGCCTTGTCTTCTGTGCCTTTGCGTCCTGGGCAGTGAAGACCTCTGACCTGCAGTCTCCGGATGCCTGGAAGACCA TGTTCCTGGCAAGTTTTGGCACGCTTTCTGCTATCCGCTACTTCCGAAGGCAGGTCAGAGAAGGACACCTCCGGACCTAG